A genomic region of Candidatus Aquicultor sp. contains the following coding sequences:
- a CDS encoding Rieske (2Fe-2S) protein produces the protein MGPKVVAHTGDIAPKTMIGAKVDGTGVLIANIESTFYAITSKCTHMGCNLSEGFLHGNTVTCPCHGSQFNVTNGQVVHGPAKNPERSLSIRVEDGKIAIDL, from the coding sequence GTGGGACCGAAAGTGGTTGCGCATACAGGCGACATCGCTCCCAAGACGATGATAGGTGCTAAGGTAGATGGAACCGGCGTATTAATTGCCAACATAGAAAGTACGTTCTATGCGATTACGAGTAAGTGCACGCATATGGGATGTAATCTCTCGGAGGGATTCTTGCACGGCAATACTGTTACCTGTCCGTGTCACGGAAGCCAGTTCAATGTTACTAATGGCCAGGTAGTTCATGGTCCCGCTAAAAATCCTGAGAGATCGTTAAGCATCCGGGTAGAAGACGGAAAGATTGCTATCGATCTCTAA
- the dapF gene encoding diaminopimelate epimerase: MRVRFIKYEGLGNDFIIVNNMDGMAALEPPQIAFLCNRHFGVGADGLIFIRPPQEKDADFFMEYYNSDGTAAEMCGNGIRCFSRFLWDEKLSDKSRLKIETRAGLKVVDMLVDGEKVTGASVDMGEPVLVPSVIPANYEGENVINKPIVIDGAQINATFVSMGNPHCVIFVDDLKTAPVQTLGPKIETSQYFPQKTNVEFVEVLGRNQISIRVWERGCGETLACGTGACAALVASSLNNKTDRSAVVNLLGGRLVIRWEDDNHVTMAGAANRVFTGSIELQ, translated from the coding sequence ATGCGCGTACGATTTATCAAGTACGAGGGTTTAGGCAACGATTTCATTATTGTCAACAATATGGATGGTATGGCAGCGCTTGAACCACCACAGATCGCATTTCTTTGTAACCGGCATTTCGGAGTCGGTGCCGATGGCCTCATCTTTATCAGGCCACCCCAGGAAAAAGACGCCGATTTCTTCATGGAATACTACAACTCTGACGGCACGGCGGCGGAAATGTGCGGCAACGGGATTCGCTGCTTCTCTAGATTCCTCTGGGATGAAAAACTCTCCGATAAATCACGTCTTAAGATTGAAACCAGAGCAGGGTTAAAGGTTGTCGATATGCTCGTCGACGGTGAAAAGGTTACCGGTGCGAGCGTCGATATGGGGGAGCCGGTACTCGTACCGTCAGTAATCCCTGCTAACTACGAAGGCGAAAACGTTATCAATAAGCCTATAGTTATCGACGGTGCACAAATCAACGCAACTTTTGTGTCGATGGGCAACCCTCACTGTGTCATATTTGTGGACGATTTGAAGACGGCACCGGTGCAAACACTCGGGCCAAAAATCGAAACAAGCCAGTATTTTCCTCAGAAAACCAATGTTGAATTCGTGGAAGTTTTAGGACGCAACCAGATATCGATTCGCGTATGGGAACGCGGTTGTGGTGAAACGCTTGCATGCGGTACCGGTGCATGCGCGGCTTTGGTAGCAAGCTCTCTCAACAATAAGACCGACCGCTCGGCCGTCGTGAACTTGCTTGGTGGTCGTCTGGTTATCCGCTGGGAAGATGATAACCACGTCACGATGGCGGGAGCGGCGAACCGGGTGTTTACCGGCTCAATTGAGCTGCAGTAA
- the miaA gene encoding tRNA (adenosine(37)-N6)-dimethylallyltransferase MiaA, whose amino-acid sequence MHIHSSESHIHEKEKLVTVVGPTASGKTAVAISLAQRIGGEIVSADSMQVYRGMDIGTAKATPAEMDAVPHHLIDILNPSEPFSVAEYQRIARKTITAITRRGNVPILVGGTGLYVRAVIDNLKFPSGETTSEVRKQLEERAGKEGGDALYQELIAKDPASIDIVHPHNIRRVIRALEVIELTGQPFSEYQREWGNRESIYNVAMYGFTLDRSLLRQRINERVDMMIARGLIDEVAGLVAEGYENFLTSQQAIGYKELIGYLQGGISLEDAIETIKAKTRQYAKRQLTWFNADPRVQWIDTAGRSANDVVSNILSDLKANGFIRQRHT is encoded by the coding sequence ATGCACATACACAGTTCAGAATCACATATCCATGAAAAAGAAAAACTGGTTACCGTAGTCGGCCCTACGGCGAGCGGCAAAACCGCTGTCGCTATTTCCCTGGCACAACGGATCGGGGGCGAAATTGTTTCAGCCGATTCCATGCAAGTCTATCGGGGTATGGATATCGGCACCGCTAAAGCAACACCAGCCGAGATGGACGCCGTTCCGCATCACCTTATCGATATCCTCAACCCGTCCGAGCCCTTTAGCGTTGCGGAATACCAGCGTATCGCACGCAAAACGATCACCGCAATTACCCGGCGCGGCAACGTACCGATCCTCGTCGGAGGCACCGGTCTTTACGTGCGTGCGGTAATCGACAATCTCAAGTTCCCCTCGGGCGAAACAACATCCGAAGTGCGAAAGCAACTTGAAGAACGGGCAGGCAAGGAGGGCGGCGATGCGCTCTACCAGGAACTTATAGCAAAAGACCCGGCATCGATCGATATCGTGCACCCGCACAACATACGAAGAGTCATCCGGGCGCTCGAAGTCATCGAACTTACCGGACAGCCGTTCTCGGAGTACCAGCGGGAGTGGGGCAACCGCGAGTCGATCTATAATGTTGCGATGTATGGCTTCACACTTGACCGCTCGTTACTGCGTCAACGTATTAACGAGCGTGTCGATATGATGATCGCTCGTGGGCTAATCGACGAGGTGGCAGGATTGGTTGCCGAGGGATATGAGAATTTTTTGACATCACAACAAGCCATAGGTTATAAAGAACTTATCGGCTATTTGCAAGGCGGTATCTCGCTTGAAGATGCGATTGAGACAATTAAGGCCAAGACCAGGCAATATGCAAAACGCCAACTCACTTGGTTTAATGCAGACCCTCGAGTACAATGGATCGATACGGCCGGCCGCAGTGCAAATGACGTCGTTAGCAATATTTTAAGCGATCTTAAAGCCAATGGTTTTATCCGGCAACGTCATACGTAG
- the amrA gene encoding AmmeMemoRadiSam system protein A has translation MPVAFGCAVPHPPIIIPEVGKDELENVAATVQAMKDVAVEVGKADPDLLVFISPHSPGFADSIAVRANPVLTGSFATFGAPNVELTARNDLGFIDELIRIADGFGLSVTKIGRGHVDILGADELDHGVLVPLYYLRQAIDMPIVSLSISLGEFDEHYTLGMAVQQATDATKRRIAFVASGDLSHRLQPGAPASYNPRGVDFDAKIEAIFDTGYFDELKTLDPSLIRDAGECGLRSIYALAGVCNELNVRTKVLSYEGPFGVGYLVAEVYPGNPSPARDLYTTEVEQLPPTEPGLLEPGVSEPVRLAQYSLTRYFELGHPVTPPDDTSHELINRRAGAFVCLKVNGNLRGCIGTIEPTQANLAEEIMSNALQAAFDDPRFIPVSADELTSLEFTVDILDEPEPIRSIRELDPKIYGVIVQQGYKTGLLLPDIEGVGSAEQQVAIAKQKAGIDIHENTELFRFRVIRYE, from the coding sequence ATGCCCGTTGCTTTTGGTTGTGCGGTGCCCCATCCGCCCATTATCATCCCGGAGGTAGGGAAGGATGAGCTTGAGAATGTAGCCGCAACGGTACAGGCAATGAAGGATGTCGCTGTTGAGGTCGGCAAAGCCGACCCCGACCTTCTTGTATTTATCTCGCCGCACAGTCCTGGGTTTGCCGATAGTATTGCCGTTCGTGCCAACCCGGTGCTCACCGGCTCGTTTGCGACGTTTGGCGCACCCAACGTCGAGCTTACCGCGCGTAACGACCTCGGTTTTATAGATGAGTTAATCCGCATCGCCGATGGTTTTGGGCTCTCCGTTACAAAAATCGGTCGCGGCCATGTTGATATCTTGGGTGCGGATGAGCTGGACCACGGTGTTCTCGTCCCGCTCTATTACCTGCGCCAGGCGATAGACATGCCAATCGTTTCGCTATCGATATCGCTTGGCGAATTTGACGAGCACTATACGCTGGGTATGGCCGTTCAACAGGCCACCGATGCTACCAAGCGGCGTATTGCATTTGTTGCGAGCGGTGATTTGTCCCACCGGCTACAACCGGGAGCGCCCGCCAGCTACAACCCGCGCGGTGTTGATTTTGACGCCAAAATCGAGGCGATCTTTGATACAGGCTACTTTGACGAGCTTAAAACGCTCGATCCGTCGCTTATCCGCGACGCCGGCGAGTGCGGGCTTCGCTCGATTTACGCGCTGGCAGGCGTCTGCAACGAACTGAACGTCCGAACCAAAGTGCTGTCATATGAGGGACCGTTCGGTGTCGGCTATTTAGTTGCTGAAGTTTATCCGGGGAACCCGTCCCCTGCGCGGGATCTCTACACGACCGAGGTTGAGCAGCTTCCGCCAACAGAGCCGGGGTTACTTGAACCCGGGGTAAGCGAACCGGTCCGCCTGGCACAATACAGTCTTACCCGGTATTTTGAGCTGGGGCACCCGGTAACACCGCCTGATGATACTTCTCACGAACTTATTAACCGCCGTGCCGGCGCGTTCGTGTGCCTGAAGGTTAACGGAAACCTGCGAGGTTGCATCGGCACCATCGAACCCACGCAAGCGAACCTGGCGGAAGAGATTATGTCAAACGCGCTTCAGGCGGCATTCGACGACCCCCGGTTTATACCGGTCTCGGCCGATGAGCTGACCAGCCTCGAGTTTACCGTCGATATTCTCGACGAGCCCGAGCCGATACGCTCCATACGCGAGCTCGATCCGAAAATCTACGGCGTCATCGTGCAGCAGGGATACAAAACAGGGCTGCTTTTGCCCGACATTGAAGGTGTGGGGAGCGCGGAGCAGCAGGTGGCCATTGCCAAGCAAAAAGCGGGAATCGACATCCATGAAAACACCGAGCTCTTTCGGTTTAGAGTTATCAGATACGAGTAA
- the miaB gene encoding tRNA (N6-isopentenyl adenosine(37)-C2)-methylthiotransferase MiaB has translation MFVTISSMRMFHITTFGCQMNKHDSERMAGILSAHGYVQTDMMDEASILIFNTCAVRGHAEDRFFGNLNNLRARKKSDPNLIIAVGGCIAQKERELIFEHAPHVDLVFGTLNMPNLAQMVEAVQQGRRAICDIADEIEIMPTSMPNIREEAHHAWVPIIIGCNNFCSYCVVPYTRGREKSRTMDDIMSEVTTLVNGGVIEITLLGQNVNSYGRDIYGKSEFAHLLRELDQVEGLRRIRFMTSHPKDLTDDTIETIANGKRICEFVHLPVQAGSNRILKGMNRKYTKEKYLETVEKIYASIPGVSLSTDIMVGFPGETEEDFADTLYVAEQARYDFAFTFIFSPREGTPAAKMENQVPAHVKSERFDRLLEVVNRTALEKNGMLLGTDVDIFVEGASKKDSDILAGRTRTNKIVNFAGPPELVHSEARVRITGAQTWSLTGELINH, from the coding sequence ATGTTTGTTACAATATCTTCCATGAGGATGTTCCATATCACCACTTTTGGCTGCCAAATGAATAAGCATGATTCCGAGCGCATGGCGGGAATCTTAAGCGCGCACGGTTACGTGCAAACCGACATGATGGATGAGGCAAGTATCCTCATCTTTAACACGTGCGCGGTTCGCGGTCACGCTGAGGACCGCTTTTTCGGTAACCTCAATAACCTGCGGGCGCGCAAGAAAAGCGACCCCAACCTAATTATCGCAGTCGGCGGCTGCATCGCCCAAAAAGAGCGCGAGCTTATTTTCGAGCACGCACCGCACGTTGATCTTGTTTTCGGCACATTGAACATGCCGAACCTGGCGCAGATGGTCGAAGCGGTTCAACAGGGAAGACGCGCTATCTGCGATATCGCCGATGAAATCGAGATCATGCCGACATCTATGCCGAACATCCGTGAAGAAGCACACCATGCCTGGGTTCCCATAATCATCGGGTGTAATAATTTCTGCAGTTACTGCGTCGTGCCGTATACCCGCGGGCGGGAAAAAAGCCGCACTATGGACGATATTATGAGTGAAGTAACTACACTGGTCAATGGCGGCGTCATCGAGATTACGCTGCTCGGGCAAAACGTTAATTCATACGGCAGAGATATCTACGGCAAAAGCGAATTTGCGCACCTGCTGCGTGAGCTCGACCAGGTTGAGGGTTTGCGGCGCATCCGGTTTATGACATCGCACCCAAAGGACTTAACCGATGACACCATCGAGACGATCGCTAACGGGAAACGGATCTGCGAGTTCGTTCACCTGCCAGTACAAGCCGGCTCGAACAGGATACTCAAAGGGATGAACCGCAAATACACGAAAGAGAAATACCTGGAAACGGTGGAGAAGATTTATGCGAGTATTCCAGGGGTAAGTCTTAGTACCGACATTATGGTGGGTTTCCCTGGTGAGACCGAAGAGGATTTTGCGGATACACTGTACGTGGCCGAGCAGGCCCGGTACGATTTCGCGTTTACGTTTATCTTCTCGCCGAGAGAAGGAACGCCTGCCGCTAAGATGGAAAACCAGGTACCGGCGCACGTAAAGAGCGAGCGTTTCGACCGGTTGCTCGAAGTCGTTAACAGGACAGCCCTGGAGAAAAACGGGATGCTGCTCGGCACCGATGTAGACATATTCGTTGAGGGCGCGAGCAAGAAAGATAGCGACATACTTGCCGGGCGCACGCGCACCAATAAGATAGTAAATTTCGCCGGACCGCCCGAGTTAGTGCATTCGGAGGCACGGGTTCGCATTACCGGTGCACAGACATGGTCGCTAACCGGTGAGTTGATAAATCATTAA
- a CDS encoding PHP domain-containing protein, producing MSVDLHLHTTKSDGSLTPEQVVEAAAKRRINIIAIADHDTTAGIAVAQAVASTHGIEVIPAVEFSSKFNSRDIHILGYFIFHEDPELLTYLKTLKEARAERAQEMVQCLRNIGFNLTFEEVEKAAKGASIGRPHIARVLLRKGYIETFSDAFNKYLRRGGPCFIEKFTYSPKKIIRLIHNVGGAAVFAHPGLSGLDTYIPKLVDMGLDGFEAYHVDHTQEMTKRYIEYAKQYGLIVTGGSDDHGPVSKHGVRMGTVFVPNEVVGSLRRRVQEIRRSF from the coding sequence ATGTCGGTAGACCTTCACCTGCACACGACGAAATCCGATGGAAGCTTAACTCCGGAACAAGTCGTCGAGGCGGCTGCAAAACGGCGAATTAATATAATCGCGATAGCGGATCATGATACAACCGCGGGCATTGCGGTGGCGCAAGCCGTTGCCAGTACGCATGGGATAGAAGTAATACCAGCTGTAGAGTTCAGCTCAAAGTTTAATAGCCGAGATATCCATATTCTCGGCTATTTCATTTTTCATGAAGACCCCGAATTGCTAACCTACCTTAAAACTCTAAAAGAAGCGCGTGCCGAGCGTGCTCAAGAAATGGTGCAGTGTTTACGGAATATTGGTTTCAATCTTACATTTGAAGAAGTTGAAAAGGCAGCAAAAGGTGCCTCGATCGGCCGGCCGCATATCGCTCGTGTACTGCTTCGAAAAGGATACATTGAGACATTCTCCGACGCCTTCAATAAATACCTTCGCCGCGGTGGGCCGTGTTTTATTGAAAAATTCACCTACTCTCCGAAAAAGATCATCCGGCTTATTCATAACGTAGGCGGGGCTGCTGTTTTCGCTCATCCTGGGCTTTCAGGTCTCGATACGTATATTCCCAAACTTGTCGACATGGGCCTTGACGGGTTCGAAGCGTACCACGTCGACCACACCCAAGAAATGACCAAGCGCTACATCGAATATGCAAAGCAATACGGTCTAATCGTTACCGGCGGCTCCGATGACCATGGACCGGTATCGAAACACGGCGTGCGGATGGGCACCGTGTTTGTACCGAATGAGGTCGTGGGGAGCCTCAGGCGTCGCGTCCAAGAGATACGGCGTTCATTTTAG
- a CDS encoding stage V sporulation protein S — MEVLKVSTKSSPNAVAGALAGVIRERGGCEIQVIGAGALNQAVKAIAIARGFVAPSGLDLVVVPAFTDIQINGEERTAIKLIIEPR; from the coding sequence ATGGAAGTACTAAAGGTTTCAACAAAATCTAGCCCCAACGCAGTCGCGGGAGCTCTTGCAGGTGTAATCAGGGAGCGCGGCGGATGCGAGATCCAGGTTATTGGTGCTGGAGCCCTAAATCAAGCAGTGAAAGCGATAGCTATTGCACGAGGGTTTGTCGCACCGAGCGGTTTGGACCTAGTTGTCGTCCCCGCATTCACCGACATCCAGATCAATGGTGAAGAGCGTACTGCGATTAAGCTGATCATAGAGCCTCGGTAA